CAAACATTATGGTACGCGTACTTAACAGATTTCTCTTCGCATTTTATACACTTCGACGGTGCTTTCAACggtttatatttcttatactTGATTTTCCATTGTATTATTTCCTTACACCTTTCGCATACGTTCTCGAACTCGACTTTGTTAACAACTTTCTCGTTGTACGTCTTGTCGTGCaggtcatttttaaaaactgtacGATTTTTGTACTTCTGTGGCCTCGAACGGTTCGTGTTGCCTTTTTGCGTACTCATATTTTAAGAGGTTTATCGAAATAGGTTTAG
This region of Hylaeus volcanicus isolate JK05 chromosome 9, UHH_iyHylVolc1.0_haploid, whole genome shotgun sequence genomic DNA includes:
- the LOC128881965 gene encoding uncharacterized protein C9orf85 homolog gives rise to the protein MSTQKGNTNRSRPQKYKNRTVFKNDLHDKTYNEKVVNKVEFENVCERCKEIIQWKIKYKKYKPLKAPSKCIKCEEKSVKYAYHNVCTPCAKQFNVCPKCDKDVVIEEALDTKESVDTESPSNIEELPKQIEDWSVSNKKLLFKLKSFIVKTENNNKFDSYGDSDVFT